The proteins below are encoded in one region of Campylobacter helveticus:
- the fliM gene encoding flagellar motor switch protein FliM, whose translation MAEILSQEEIDALLEVVDDNTDTPAPSNSKDEKDERNIVVYDFKRPNRVSKEQLRTIKGIHDKLARNLASQISSMMRSIVETKLHSVDQMTYGEFLMSLPSPTSFNVFSIKPLDGNCVLEINPSIAFPMIDRLLGGQGDSYEASRELTDIELNLLDSILRIIMQRLKESWSTVTEIYPSIEAKESSPNVVQIVSQNEIIIMVVMEIIIGNSSGMVNICYPVVHLESILSRLANRDIMMGETSAKKSRNKELKTLIGRAEVVYEAILGKTLINVNEFLELKQGDILRLDREADDKAIVSIDKKDVFLAQIGLHRFRKSIKIIELIRTDKDEIKEILEKYEEERKAKASVYDETEDLEDEEI comes from the coding sequence ATGGCAGAAATACTCTCCCAAGAAGAAATTGACGCTCTGCTAGAAGTCGTTGATGATAATACTGACACACCAGCACCTTCAAATTCTAAAGATGAAAAAGATGAAAGAAATATTGTCGTTTATGATTTTAAGCGTCCAAATAGGGTTTCAAAAGAGCAGCTTAGAACGATTAAGGGTATCCACGATAAACTTGCTAGAAATTTAGCCTCACAAATTTCTTCTATGATGAGAAGTATTGTTGAAACAAAGCTTCACTCAGTCGACCAAATGACTTATGGGGAATTTTTGATGTCCTTGCCAAGTCCTACGAGTTTCAATGTTTTTTCTATTAAACCTCTTGATGGAAATTGTGTTCTAGAGATTAACCCAAGCATTGCTTTTCCTATGATAGACAGGCTTTTGGGAGGACAGGGGGACAGCTATGAGGCAAGTAGGGAATTAACGGACATAGAGCTAAATTTGCTTGATAGTATTTTGCGTATTATTATGCAAAGGCTTAAGGAAAGTTGGTCGACCGTTACAGAAATTTATCCAAGTATCGAGGCGAAAGAAAGTAGCCCAAATGTCGTGCAAATCGTTTCTCAAAACGAAATTATTATTATGGTTGTTATGGAAATTATCATAGGAAATTCAAGCGGTATGGTAAATATCTGCTATCCTGTCGTGCATTTAGAAAGTATTTTGAGTCGTTTAGCAAACCGCGATATTATGATGGGTGAGACTTCTGCTAAAAAGTCGCGTAACAAAGAGCTTAAAACTCTTATCGGGCGTGCTGAGGTTGTTTATGAGGCGATTTTAGGTAAGACTTTAATTAATGTCAATGAATTTTTGGAATTAAAACAAGGAGATATTTTAAGGCTTGATAGAGAAGCTGATGATAAAGCCATTGTTAGCATTGATAAAAAAGATGTTTTCTTGGCTCAAATTGGACTTCATCGTTTTAGAAAGTCCATTAAAATCATCGAGCTTATACGCACAGACAAAGATGAAATTAAAGAAATTTTGGAAAAATACGAAGAGGAAAGAAAAGCAAAAGCTAGCGTTTATGACGAAACTGAGGATTTGGAGGATGAGGAAATATGA
- a CDS encoding RNA polymerase sigma factor FliA gives MLKEQSPRSYADIIKKEQDELVISYMPALRAMAFRLKERLPSSIDVNDLIGVGIEEMIKLSRRYDKDQNDNFWGFARKRVNGSMLDYLRRLDVMSRNNRKILKDIDAILDEYFLENECEPDDEYLAKKLEIDVERVREVRAAHAISYTLPLDEQLEMYSEDETLEKIEKDELLEHINEVLSSLKERDQLIIQLYYYEELSLKEISEILNVSESRISQIHKKLLKKLRERLS, from the coding sequence ATGCTAAAAGAGCAGTCGCCTAGGTCTTATGCAGATATTATAAAAAAAGAGCAAGATGAACTTGTCATCTCTTATATGCCAGCACTTAGAGCTATGGCATTTCGTCTCAAAGAGCGCTTGCCCTCTAGCATTGATGTAAATGATTTAATCGGTGTGGGTATTGAGGAGATGATAAAGCTTTCACGCCGTTATGATAAAGACCAAAATGACAATTTTTGGGGTTTTGCTAGAAAAAGGGTTAATGGCTCTATGCTTGATTACTTAAGACGCCTTGATGTGATGAGCCGTAATAATCGTAAAATTTTAAAAGACATTGACGCGATTTTAGATGAGTATTTTTTAGAAAATGAATGTGAGCCTGATGATGAATATTTAGCCAAAAAACTTGAAATAGATGTGGAGAGAGTAAGGGAAGTAAGAGCAGCTCACGCGATAAGCTATACTTTGCCGCTTGATGAGCAGCTTGAGATGTATAGCGAAGATGAAACTTTGGAGAAGATAGAAAAAGATGAGCTTTTAGAACACATTAATGAAGTTTTAAGCTCTTTAAAAGAACGCGACCAGCTCATTATCCAGCTTTATTATTATGAGGAATTAAGCTTGAAAGAAATTAGTGAGATTTTAAATGTGAGCGAGAGTCGCATTTCTCAAATTCATAAAAAATTACTTAAAAAATTGAGAGAAAGGTTGAGCTAA
- the flhG gene encoding flagella biosynthesis ATPase FlhG, protein MNNQADKLQNLMKQNKDKKEQNTHFIAITSGKGGVGKSTISANLANVLASHNYKVGLFDADIGLANLDVILNVRIQKNLLHVLRGECSLEDILIEVKPNLWLIPGESGDEILKYSDKNIYERFLNQASILDELDFLIIDTGAGIGGNILNFLEMADEVIVVTVPDPAAITDAYATIKTTSKTKENLLMVFNVVKNENEALKVFENIKKVANANIKNPLNLEFLGHLSASKEVSGSIKKRTLFSDENTASSDELKALASKLLYRLERKVLDDVSSRSFSSFFRKIIERF, encoded by the coding sequence ATGAATAATCAAGCAGATAAATTGCAAAATTTGATGAAACAAAATAAGGACAAAAAAGAGCAAAATACTCATTTTATAGCTATTACAAGTGGCAAAGGTGGTGTGGGTAAAAGCACGATAAGTGCAAATTTGGCAAATGTTTTAGCAAGTCATAATTATAAAGTAGGGCTTTTTGATGCGGATATAGGTTTGGCAAATTTAGATGTGATTTTAAATGTGCGTATTCAAAAAAATCTTTTGCATGTTTTAAGGGGCGAGTGCTCTTTAGAGGACATTTTGATTGAAGTGAAGCCAAATTTGTGGCTTATACCCGGTGAAAGTGGTGATGAAATTCTAAAATATAGCGATAAAAATATTTATGAAAGATTTTTAAATCAGGCTAGTATTTTAGATGAACTTGATTTTCTCATCATCGACACGGGTGCCGGTATAGGTGGGAATATTTTAAATTTTTTAGAGATGGCTGATGAGGTTATTGTCGTTACTGTGCCGGATCCAGCGGCGATTACAGATGCTTATGCGACCATTAAAACCACTTCTAAAACTAAGGAAAATTTATTGATGGTTTTTAATGTGGTTAAAAATGAAAACGAGGCTTTAAAGGTCTTTGAAAATATCAAAAAAGTTGCAAATGCTAACATTAAAAATCCTTTAAATTTAGAATTTTTAGGACATTTAAGCGCCTCAAAAGAGGTAAGTGGAAGCATTAAAAAACGCACTCTTTTTAGCGATGAAAATACCGCCTCTAGCGATGAGTTAAAAGCCTTAGCTTCCAAGCTTTTGTATAGGTTGGAACGAAAAGTGCTTGATGATGTTTCAAGTCGTAGTTTTTCAAGCTTTTTTAGAAAAATTATAGAAAGATTTTAG
- the flhF gene encoding flagellar biosynthesis protein FlhF yields MGQLIYTFTVEDTEEIIPKVKEDYGDKALIITNKQIRPKTINRKGLYEVMVAIEEADYKEHLKAMGKPMPPKKTQPQAPKPAVKKEDDEAVELEFSKASLNVQKEYENYTKPKPSLDDFKEKLSAVSSEISKVTGTSLPEYQAPNTQYNKKIEAFEKQINKLSDKMNLLVDMMWDDKAEARKNLIIPPEFASIYKQAKESGMLETHLEAIMKATIENMPASMKMNKEAVQRYFHSLLRNILPCRVETDIKKQKIMMLVGPTGVGKTTTLAKLAFRYAYGDKRYKTGIITLDTYRIGAVEQLFQYAKMMKLPIIDSIEPKDLDEAIKSLSSCEVILVDTIGNSQYDQTKLAKTKEFLAHSNAEIDVNLVISANTKYEDLMEIYKNFSFLNIDTLIITKFDETKVFGNIFSLIYEINIPLSFFSIGQEVPDDIEVANSDFLVHCILEGFKGKNNE; encoded by the coding sequence GTGGGACAGCTTATTTACACCTTTACCGTTGAAGATACGGAAGAGATTATTCCTAAAGTTAAAGAGGATTATGGCGATAAGGCTTTAATTATTACAAATAAGCAAATTCGTCCTAAAACCATCAATCGCAAAGGGCTTTATGAAGTGATGGTAGCCATTGAGGAAGCGGACTATAAAGAGCATTTAAAGGCTATGGGTAAGCCTATGCCACCTAAAAAAACCCAGCCACAAGCTCCTAAGCCAGCAGTAAAAAAGGAAGATGATGAAGCTGTGGAACTTGAATTTTCTAAAGCTTCTTTAAATGTGCAAAAAGAATATGAAAATTATACCAAACCTAAACCTAGCTTAGATGATTTTAAAGAAAAACTTTCGGCTGTTAGCTCTGAAATTTCTAAGGTTACAGGCACTAGCTTACCAGAATATCAAGCTCCAAATACGCAGTATAATAAGAAAATCGAGGCTTTTGAAAAGCAAATCAATAAACTAAGCGATAAGATGAATTTACTCGTTGATATGATGTGGGACGATAAAGCCGAAGCGAGGAAGAATCTTATCATACCGCCAGAATTTGCAAGCATTTATAAGCAGGCGAAAGAAAGCGGTATGCTTGAGACACACCTAGAGGCGATTATGAAAGCGACAATCGAAAATATGCCAGCCTCTATGAAGATGAATAAGGAAGCCGTGCAAAGATATTTTCACTCTCTTTTGCGTAATATCTTACCTTGTCGCGTAGAAACGGACATTAAAAAGCAAAAGATTATGATGCTAGTGGGTCCAACAGGAGTGGGTAAAACAACGACTTTAGCTAAACTTGCCTTCCGTTATGCTTACGGAGATAAGCGTTATAAAACGGGTATTATCACGCTAGATACTTATAGAATAGGTGCTGTTGAGCAGCTTTTTCAATATGCTAAAATGATGAAGCTACCTATCATCGATAGTATAGAGCCTAAGGACTTAGATGAGGCGATTAAGAGTCTTAGCAGTTGTGAGGTGATTTTAGTCGATACCATAGGAAATTCACAATACGACCAAACAAAACTTGCCAAAACAAAGGAATTTTTAGCCCACTCTAATGCGGAAATTGATGTTAATTTGGTCATCTCGGCAAATACAAAATATGAAGATTTAATGGAAATTTATAAGAATTTTTCTTTTCTAAATATCGACACTTTAATCATTACAAAATTTGATGAAACTAAGGTTTTTGGTAATATTTTTTCTTTGATTTACGAGATAAATATCCCACTTAGCTTTTTTTCCATAGGGCAGGAAGTGCCTGATGATATTGAAGTGGCGAATAGTGATTTTTTAGTGCATTGTATCTTAGAAGGCTTTAAAGGGAAAAATAATGAATAA
- the folK gene encoding 2-amino-4-hydroxy-6-hydroxymethyldihydropteridine diphosphokinase, producing MLKIQGARAVQNFRFFPFASRNLRNFKYFALVGLGSNIEDEKRRFRALFRLLMDDKRLKVLQTSPLLINKAFGYEKQKDFTNAVLLAQTNLHARAFLKVLLYYEVKFKRKRTFKNAPRTLDLDLLYFSQKTKKDFRCEVPHSGAKERISVILPLGLMEGLASGTAYLHLYR from the coding sequence ATGCTTAAAATTCAAGGTGCAAGAGCGGTTCAAAATTTTCGTTTTTTCCCTTTTGCAAGTCGAAATTTAAGGAATTTTAAATATTTTGCTTTGGTAGGTTTGGGGTCAAATATAGAAGATGAAAAAAGGCGTTTTAGAGCTTTGTTTAGACTTTTAATGGACGATAAAAGGCTTAAAGTTCTTCAAACCTCCCCCCTACTTATAAATAAGGCTTTTGGGTATGAAAAACAAAAGGATTTTACAAATGCTGTGCTTTTGGCACAGACAAATTTGCACGCAAGAGCTTTTTTAAAAGTTTTGCTTTATTATGAGGTAAAATTTAAAAGAAAGAGGACTTTTAAAAACGCTCCCAGAACGCTTGATTTGGATCTTTTGTATTTTTCACAAAAGACAAAAAAAGATTTTCGGTGCGAAGTGCCTCACAGTGGGGCTAAAGAAAGAATTAGCGTAATTTTGCCCTTGGGCTTAATGGAAGGACTAGCAAGTGGGACAGCTTATTTACACCTTTACCGTTGA
- the aroQ gene encoding type II 3-dehydroquinate dehydratase produces MKIMVIQGPNINMLGFREVGIYGAMKMEEIHEQMQNAASQNGVELDFFQSNFEGEIVDKIQECLGTVDGIIINAAAYTHTSVAIRDALSAVALPAIEVHISNINRREEFRQKSLIAPVCAGSIVGFGPFGYHLALMGIMQICEQVKNLKAMQQNNA; encoded by the coding sequence ATGAAGATAATGGTTATACAAGGTCCAAATATCAATATGCTGGGCTTTAGGGAAGTTGGAATTTATGGAGCGATGAAAATGGAGGAAATCCACGAGCAAATGCAAAATGCAGCAAGTCAAAATGGCGTGGAACTTGACTTTTTTCAAAGCAATTTCGAGGGCGAAATTGTCGATAAAATTCAAGAATGTTTAGGCACTGTTGATGGGATTATCATTAACGCAGCGGCTTATACACATACTTCTGTTGCGATTCGCGATGCGCTCTCAGCTGTGGCTTTACCTGCCATTGAAGTGCATATTTCTAACATCAACCGCAGGGAAGAATTTAGACAAAAAAGCTTAATAGCACCAGTTTGTGCGGGGTCTATCGTGGGCTTTGGTCCCTTTGGTTATCATCTTGCTTTAATGGGTATTATGCAAATTTGTGAGCAAGTGAAAAATTTGAAGGCTATGCAGCAAAATAATGCTTAA
- the mqnF gene encoding aminofutalosine deaminase family hydrolase, whose amino-acid sequence MFIISASKMFLCDEKFSILEDFAFVFDEVILEFGKIEILKQKYPNAKLIKTKANSLILPAFINPHTHLEFSANSYTLHFGDFFTWLKSVISLRQNLSQEVKDELITQTLNKMQKTGTSTIGEISSFGSDLESCAKHSMRVIYFNEILGTDKTQNLQKKEEFLKRFEKAMAYKDDLFIPAISIHSPYSTNLELAKFAISLAQKHQMLLSTHFLESKAENLWLRRASGKFKQWLGNFTSNPKPLYTIDEFITLFKDLRTLFTHCVYLKEFELLNPNLHSITHCAFSNRLLSQKSLALKKALKSGLNIHLGTDGLSSNISLSMLDEMRTNLLIHKDFELNALAKKLLLMATLYPAKALNLNLGTLAVGKMADFSVFEVKECDNTQLPLQFILNAKEVQKLFIKGKECKF is encoded by the coding sequence ATGTTTATAATCTCAGCCTCAAAAATGTTTTTATGCGATGAAAAATTTAGCATCTTAGAAGATTTTGCCTTTGTTTTTGATGAAGTGATTTTAGAATTTGGCAAAATAGAAATTTTAAAACAAAAATATCCAAACGCCAAGCTCATCAAAACAAAAGCAAATTCTCTCATACTTCCAGCTTTTATAAATCCGCACACCCATTTAGAATTTAGTGCAAATTCCTACACCTTGCATTTTGGCGATTTTTTCACTTGGCTTAAAAGCGTCATAAGCTTAAGACAAAATTTAAGCCAAGAAGTAAAAGATGAACTCATCACTCAAACCTTAAATAAAATGCAAAAAACAGGCACAAGCACCATAGGCGAAATTTCAAGCTTTGGAAGCGACTTAGAATCTTGTGCGAAACATTCTATGCGTGTGATTTATTTTAATGAAATTTTAGGCACAGACAAGACACAAAATTTACAAAAAAAAGAGGAATTTTTAAAGCGTTTTGAAAAGGCTATGGCTTATAAAGACGATTTGTTTATCCCTGCTATTTCAATTCATTCGCCTTATTCTACAAATTTAGAACTTGCAAAATTTGCTATCTCTTTGGCTCAAAAACATCAAATGCTTTTAAGCACACATTTTTTAGAAAGCAAGGCTGAAAATTTATGGCTTAGAAGAGCTTCTGGCAAATTTAAACAATGGCTAGGAAATTTCACATCAAATCCCAAGCCACTTTATACAATTGATGAATTTATCACTCTTTTTAAAGATTTAAGAACGCTTTTTACACATTGTGTTTATTTAAAAGAATTTGAGCTTTTAAACCCAAATTTACACTCCATTACACATTGTGCTTTTTCAAATCGTCTCTTAAGTCAAAAAAGTTTAGCCCTTAAAAAAGCTCTTAAAAGTGGTTTAAATATCCACTTAGGCACGGACGGCTTAAGCTCAAACATCAGCCTTTCTATGCTTGATGAAATGCGGACAAATTTGCTTATTCATAAGGATTTTGAACTTAATGCCCTCGCTAAAAAACTTTTGCTAATGGCGACACTTTATCCAGCCAAAGCACTTAATCTAAATCTAGGCACTTTAGCAGTAGGCAAAATGGCTGATTTTAGTGTTTTTGAAGTCAAAGAATGTGATAATACCCAACTTCCTTTGCAATTTATTCTCAACGCAAAAGAAGTGCAAAAATTATTCATAAAAGGAAAAGAATGCAAATTTTAA
- the sppA gene encoding signal peptide peptidase SppA, which yields MQILKSFFSGIGKIISYINTYFKTFLLLLLILWLFSSNPTSSVSIPNLERIDLKGEILDTSAVLEKIINAKNDTSIKGVLFYIDSPGGAFAPSMELALAIKDLREKKPVVAYAAGTMASGSYLAGVGADKILSNPASFIGSIGVIAQGMDISELAQKLGVKEQTLKAGTFKEAGTFTRAWSEEEREYLQRLINESYALFVEFVAKERKLAVSEKEKWADARVFLANEAKNLGLIDSLSNYEQAKKELELLSKVANPVWKEADKIDKFLEKLNQQSVKFFNTLSNHLLQNSKMQVF from the coding sequence ATGCAAATTTTAAAATCATTTTTTAGTGGCATAGGTAAGATAATTTCTTATATCAATACCTATTTTAAAACTTTTTTACTTTTACTTTTAATTCTCTGGCTTTTTAGCTCAAACCCTACTTCAAGCGTTTCTATCCCAAATTTAGAACGCATAGACTTGAAGGGAGAAATTTTAGACACTAGTGCGGTTTTGGAAAAAATCATCAATGCTAAAAACGACACAAGCATAAAAGGTGTGCTTTTTTACATCGATAGTCCGGGTGGGGCTTTTGCTCCAAGTATGGAATTAGCCCTTGCTATTAAAGACTTAAGAGAGAAAAAGCCTGTAGTTGCTTACGCGGCTGGGACTATGGCAAGTGGGAGTTATTTAGCGGGGGTTGGAGCGGATAAAATTTTATCTAACCCAGCGTCTTTTATAGGCTCGATAGGTGTCATTGCTCAAGGTATGGATATAAGCGAATTGGCTCAAAAGCTTGGTGTAAAAGAGCAAACCTTAAAAGCAGGGACATTTAAAGAGGCTGGAACTTTCACAAGAGCGTGGAGTGAGGAAGAAAGGGAGTATTTACAAAGGCTCATTAATGAAAGCTATGCTCTTTTTGTTGAATTTGTAGCAAAAGAAAGAAAACTTGCTGTCAGCGAAAAAGAAAAATGGGCAGATGCTAGAGTCTTTTTAGCAAATGAAGCTAAAAATTTAGGCTTAATCGACTCTCTTAGTAATTACGAACAAGCCAAAAAAGAGCTTGAACTTTTAAGCAAAGTCGCTAATCCTGTATGGAAAGAAGCGGATAAAATCGACAAATTTTTAGAAAAGCTAAATCAACAAAGTGTCAAATTTTTTAATACACTTTCAAATCATTTATTACAAAATAGCAAAATGCAAGTTTTTTAA
- a CDS encoding Cj0069 family protein — protein MKKNIVFFEARGGSDKGPDGYRKDTMPMVNALRAKGWNAEVIFFTDEILRDENERNKIYEQVKNTADGYVSRVNPGNLKEEKLYFEVLRKLCADGLVGMPHPDAMIGYGAKDALTKLADTPLVPDDTYAYYDIKTFKETFPKSLAKGERVLKQNRGSTGEGIWRVRLEEGASYNTCDSLPLDTTIICTEAKDNHSETRKLGEFMDFCEQYIVGDNGMLVDMTFLPRIKEGEIRILMLYKTPVYVVHKKPAEGGDAFSATLFSGAKYRYDEPKDWKNLIDWFLGQLPSIKNKLGNYDLPLIWTADFILDTDENGGDKYILGEINCSCVGFTSPAEFMEKIAVMVGDNIVDIVSEKKA, from the coding sequence ATGAAAAAAAATATTGTTTTTTTCGAAGCTAGAGGCGGAAGCGATAAGGGTCCTGATGGGTATAGAAAAGACACTATGCCTATGGTAAATGCTTTAAGAGCTAAAGGGTGGAACGCTGAAGTTATATTTTTTACCGATGAAATTTTACGCGATGAAAATGAGCGCAATAAAATTTACGAACAAGTTAAAAATACAGCCGATGGATATGTTTCGCGTGTAAATCCGGGAAATTTAAAAGAAGAAAAGCTTTATTTTGAAGTGCTTCGCAAACTCTGTGCAGACGGACTTGTCGGTATGCCTCATCCTGATGCTATGATAGGATACGGAGCTAAAGACGCCTTGACAAAACTAGCCGACACACCTTTAGTCCCTGATGATACTTATGCTTATTATGATATTAAGACCTTTAAAGAAACCTTCCCAAAAAGCTTGGCTAAAGGCGAAAGAGTGCTAAAGCAAAATCGTGGCTCGACAGGCGAGGGAATTTGGCGTGTGAGACTTGAAGAAGGTGCGAGTTATAACACTTGCGATTCTTTACCACTTGATACAACCATCATTTGCACAGAAGCAAAAGATAATCACAGCGAAACGCGCAAACTTGGCGAATTTATGGACTTTTGTGAGCAATATATCGTAGGCGATAATGGTATGCTTGTAGATATGACTTTCTTACCACGCATTAAAGAAGGTGAGATAAGAATTTTAATGCTTTATAAAACTCCTGTTTATGTCGTGCATAAAAAGCCAGCTGAGGGTGGAGACGCCTTTTCTGCGACACTTTTTAGCGGAGCAAAATACCGCTACGATGAGCCAAAAGACTGGAAGAATTTAATCGACTGGTTTTTAGGACAGCTTCCATCGATTAAAAATAAACTTGGCAATTATGACTTACCGCTCATTTGGACGGCTGACTTTATCCTTGATACAGATGAAAACGGAGGCGATAAATATATTTTAGGGGAGATTAACTGCTCTTGCGTTGGCTTCACTAGCCCTGCGGAATTTATGGAAAAAATCGCCGTAATGGTTGGAGATAACATTGTCGATATAGTAAGCGAGAAAAAAGCTTAA
- a CDS encoding DUF2972 domain-containing protein, with product MGKSFKIIKEQGFGEFLRHKKRRLSRNLFLYFGGFYPKLPQNYKFLFISFGVSGNAALITFLNLCGLKEVRLAQDNETEYYSKSREILKSSTSKNFISIFFYRNKKRFKTARLLSYDVPILIVLRDPISRFRSMMNYQYLVLNHMGGVIRLKDDLNAILNAILYGDTAKLTKASQLSYVEDLLSKGSFKFKTDLAPFLAKDGKSRQVIYIDMQELMPDKAFKTMQKLSSILNFNPPKEEDREKIERKVANDYFFLPRFTFFIDDKDFSWLKEEIKIIISKVILPNHKESKSLFLDENDLCYKELSINLEEKHYELIKEDKEIKERLKSYFKEFVKVLDEKVRFRKDNALNENDMLEFFKNNANLALQFKALLDSELTHIKQTRPDIIASWKYYQEFEKICEGLKN from the coding sequence ATGGGAAAAAGTTTTAAGATTATCAAAGAACAGGGATTTGGGGAATTTTTGCGTCATAAAAAAAGAAGATTAAGCAGGAATTTGTTTTTGTATTTTGGAGGATTTTATCCAAAGCTTCCGCAAAATTATAAATTTCTTTTCATCAGTTTTGGTGTAAGTGGGAATGCGGCTTTGATAACATTTTTAAATCTTTGTGGTTTAAAAGAGGTTCGTTTGGCACAAGATAACGAGACTGAGTATTATAGTAAGAGTAGGGAAATACTTAAAAGTTCGACAAGCAAAAATTTTATTAGTATATTTTTTTATCGTAACAAAAAGAGATTTAAGACCGCGAGGCTCTTATCTTACGATGTTCCCATTTTAATAGTGCTTAGAGACCCTATTTCAAGATTTAGGTCTATGATGAATTATCAGTATCTTGTGCTTAATCATATGGGGGGGGTTATTAGACTTAAAGATGATTTAAATGCAATTTTAAATGCAATTTTATACGGCGATACTGCCAAACTTACAAAAGCTTCGCAATTATCTTATGTGGAAGATTTATTATCTAAGGGTAGCTTTAAATTTAAAACTGACCTAGCTCCATTTTTAGCGAAAGATGGTAAATCCCGCCAAGTCATTTACATCGATATGCAAGAACTAATGCCAGATAAAGCTTTTAAGACTATGCAAAAACTTTCAAGCATTTTAAATTTCAATCCACCTAAAGAGGAAGATAGGGAGAAAATTGAGCGCAAGGTTGCAAATGATTATTTTTTCCTTCCTCGTTTTACATTTTTTATTGATGATAAAGATTTTTCTTGGCTTAAGGAAGAAATTAAAATTATCATTTCTAAAGTCATTTTACCAAACCACAAAGAATCCAAATCCCTCTTTTTAGATGAAAATGATTTATGCTATAAAGAACTTAGCATTAATTTAGAAGAAAAACATTATGAGCTTATCAAAGAAGATAAAGAAATAAAAGAAAGATTAAAAAGCTATTTTAAAGAATTTGTCAAAGTGCTAGATGAAAAAGTAAGATTTAGAAAAGATAATGCTTTAAATGAAAATGATATGTTAGAATTCTTTAAAAACAATGCAAATTTAGCTTTGCAATTTAAAGCTTTATTAGATAGTGAATTAACCCACATTAAACAAACACGCCCTGACATCATCGCTTCGTGGAAATATTACCAAGAATTTGAGAAAATTTGTGAGGGGTTAAAAAATTAA
- a CDS encoding bacteriohemerythrin, with protein MFPKWDDSYSVHNAKIDEQHKKLFELAAKVEYMFDKPIYKNDIKNLLAEFFNYMKDHFHDEEKYMELIGYPELEAHRKIHKEIIQMMINLIQSIKSTNDLKEKLYVVAKKWLLEHILYEDMKVEYFRRSSLSHDDGADVSFEEDKDERDDEGAIYLYVCDCVGQIHDVPFGIHQKIQLKGAKFRCKKCQEPIRFHKKHAEEF; from the coding sequence ATGTTTCCAAAATGGGATGATAGCTATAGCGTTCATAATGCTAAAATAGACGAGCAGCATAAAAAGCTTTTTGAGCTTGCTGCTAAGGTTGAATATATGTTTGATAAGCCTATCTATAAAAATGATATTAAGAATTTGCTTGCGGAATTTTTTAATTATATGAAAGACCATTTTCACGATGAAGAAAAATATATGGAGCTTATCGGTTATCCCGAGCTTGAGGCACACCGTAAAATTCATAAAGAAATTATACAAATGATGATAAATCTCATTCAAAGCATTAAAAGCACAAATGATTTAAAGGAAAAGCTTTATGTAGTCGCTAAAAAATGGCTTTTGGAGCATATCCTTTATGAAGATATGAAGGTGGAATACTTTAGGCGTTCTTCTTTAAGTCACGATGATGGTGCGGATGTGAGTTTTGAGGAGGATAAAGATGAGAGAGATGATGAGGGGGCGATTTATCTTTATGTGTGTGATTGTGTGGGACAGATTCACGATGTGCCTTTTGGAATTCATCAAAAAATACAATTAAAAGGCGCTAAATTTAGATGTAAAAAATGCCAAGAGCCGATAAGATTTCACAAAAAGCACGCGGAGGAATTTTGA